Part of the Vanessa atalanta chromosome 1, ilVanAtal1.2, whole genome shotgun sequence genome is shown below.
CAGGTGCTTCTCTATTTATAATGGATATCCAAATCTTTGATTGTACTAACTCTTGTTatcttatacataataattagtgTCAACCTAAGATAGTAGAATATTAGTATGTCAGCGTTAGCCAGGAAAACTCTCTCTTCATAGATTTTCTCTCCAGCAGAGCTATGTaatcatcattaatatataatttaaccagCTTGAACGTTAAAACTTTTcgcatattcaaatatttaatatcagtctGAATTACACCTTGTACGGTTTTTGATTCTtactaaaaaaatgaatatactttttaatattttttataatctgtttatCCTCATATGTTGTAATGAATGTAAATTACTGTATGTAAGTTCGAAAAAGTAATGAAATGATTGTGTGAGATATCACATGATTAATAAGGTAGTAAATGAAGATAGTAGCGCCAATCTAAATGAGACAGGGTTATgcgaatgatgatgatgaagttcgattatatttaaaatatcaaatggaTGACAAAATTAActcttatatgtattatatttcatgtaggcaaaaataaatagaaaggttacgataatgtaaatgtaatgtttctTTAACCAGGGCACAGGTGGCACGAGGTACATTAACTTTTGTTTAAAGACAAAGGTAAAAACAAAGGGTAATTATACAGTATAGGTGAGTGCatataattagttaaacaaaataaatgagtagactttaatattaatagtaaactttacaatttgTCACTTCACTTGGCGTAGCAAGTTTGCGTTTTTACACAACGCAGATGGGTTTAAACCTACATGATAAGAGAAATAATTGGGATCGTCATAGCTCGTTCCAAGGCCCTGTTGAACTCGCGTTATGAGCAGtatggaaaattatttttaatattatttttctctttcgCGTGTCCCATTACTTCTAAAACtgtacttaacaaatataaaaaaatctaaataattcttaatatgtttttttttatttgacattataaacaaatacatagtTGCTTTAATGAGATGCCGTTAAACTAGACTCtatcttttgaaaatatatttagatattagtAAAGAAACACATTACATTCGTATTTGATTTGCTCGAGATGACTAAACGAACTCGCTCGGTCAAGTGAAGTGGCACTTTTAAACGTTTATCAgctattttaataacagttaGCAAATTTCCTTTACCGAAGTAGATTTTTGttatcttaattgtatttacatcttgaaattttatttttaaatatatatttagtgagAAAAactacgaaatatattttgaaatactttgCACATGGttcaattatactttaaattatttgtccAATAGTGCAAAGATTTCTCGTAGTGTACGCGATATTCAACGTAGAAGAAATTACTTCTGCGATTATACTACGGGAGGTAcggtgatttttttaaatatcatgtttCATGTTATATATTAGTGAGGTAAAATAAGAGCATTAAAATGTTCCACTACCCTCCAAATTTGAGGATTTAGTTTGGACTTATCCCAGCACACTGCTCCCGTATGGGACATGGACAACAAATACTTGTTggtgcagaatttcgttgaaattagacacatacaggtttcctcacgatgttttccttcacgccgagcttgaaatgaattataaacacgaattaagcacatgatcaatggtgcttgcctaggtttaatccacaatcatcggttaagatgcatatgttctaagcactgggccatctctctAATAGTACCtatcaatatcaattatataataactgaaaaatatatatatataacaatattacaatCTAAGAAATAAGTGCCCAGTAGTTACGAGATCTAatttgttataacttttatcACTTGTCTCTGTAACTACCTTCACCATTCTTATTGGGACAGCAATATAAACTATTGCTTTGCTTTGGTGGTAAGATAACTATTGAGTGGGTGCTGACCCAGTATCATAGGGCCTGCATAGTTACTCTtaacatattctactgccaaatagcaatatttagcaTGTTATTGTAGGtgtgtcagtgtaactacacgcacaagaGACATAGTCGTTTCCAAGAGTGATTGCGCGTTAATGACGTAAGGGAtgcttaacatatttatagtaccaatgtctataggcggtaaCGACCACTTACTACCAAATGGAACTACAGGGCTACTTGTCTATCAAAGGgattaactatattaaataaagaaatccaAATTAATCGGAAGTGTTGATTCTTTATAAccttaagattaatttaacgaatactgctaaaaaaaatacaaaagtaaccgcttatacattattttaaatatttgttcttatTTAGGTTTAAAAGACTGGCTATCTTAAGAAGAAGATGACTCAATATTATACCTCCTTCACCTTAGCCACCTTTATAATCGTCGTTGCTGTCGCACCTCTTCTAGTCACTTCGCAACCAGTTAGTATACATAATCGTTACATATTATGTGAACATTTTTCTTGCTACATATTACATCCAATAGGTTGTGAGAACTCAAATATTACATCATGTTCTATTCGTATTTACcatgataattaaaaacaacattatcattatttataatatcatcttTTCTTAAAcgtaaatttacttttactcGAATTTGAATTAGTACCAcatgttacatattattttctaatatttgtaGCCCTTAGCTGATGAATCTATTGGAAAAGATCGTGCCCTACGAGTATCCTTATTAAAAGCAGGAAAAAATGTTGCGACTAAACCGAAATGGGGATTCTTCGGTACAGTATTTAACCTTATTCTGGAGGTAAAGTAACGCTTTgttcgataaataatatatttctttgtgtgatattaagttattatatttttttttcagcaaATTAACGACACAAAAAGCGCGTATGGACAAATATCGGAATTAGTCAGCAACC
Proteins encoded:
- the LOC125065491 gene encoding uncharacterized protein LOC125065491 encodes the protein MTQYYTSFTLATFIIVVAVAPLLVTSQPPLADESIGKDRALRVSLLKAGKNVATKPKWGFFGTVFNLILEQINDTKSAYGQISELVSNQFVDDNAVVTMTPETPNGTTATPKITRSEFLKILDRNLKGLARLRNLEWRESRKDSWSNVQGYWSELFGGKKTRSVG